Proteins encoded by one window of Methanobacterium sp. CWC-01:
- a CDS encoding cobalamin-dependent protein (Presence of a B(12) (cobalamin)-binding domain implies dependence on cobalamin itself, in one of its several forms, or in some unusual lineages, dependence on a cobalamin-like analog.): MKKKDWAQQHQKILLIEPSFPIPRKSKNHKDFLPIGLLKIASYLKSEGSDVKLSRLNSEFQSQIDQFDFDPDLILITSLFTYWAQYVREAVNFCRNSFPNTKIIVGGIYASLLPEDCKEFTGCDEVFQGVCEEAENFSPDYSLVDVDYQIIHASRGCIRKCACCGVNEIEPNFTYKKSIKNEIIKRKLVFYDNNLLANPYIENILEELVELKKKRIILNSESQSGFDGRILLKNPKLGQLLKKSNFINPKIAWDGPLSDREDIKKQIDILVDSGYQTKYISVFMLYNHDISFEDMEAKRIQCWEWNVQISDCRYRPLDRNFDNYNPYTKKPQSSKDYYIHPGWTDKLIRKFRSNIRKQNICVRQDILYYSADIERKRISKEEATKYKNMEYSEAKDFIMDAWNPNSVHIK; encoded by the coding sequence TTGAAAAAGAAAGATTGGGCTCAGCAACATCAGAAAATATTATTAATAGAGCCTAGCTTCCCTATTCCAAGAAAAAGCAAAAATCATAAAGATTTTTTGCCAATTGGATTACTTAAGATAGCTTCATATCTAAAAAGTGAAGGAAGTGATGTTAAACTGAGTAGATTGAATTCTGAATTTCAAAGTCAGATTGATCAATTTGACTTTGATCCCGATTTAATCCTTATAACTTCATTATTTACCTATTGGGCCCAATATGTTAGAGAGGCAGTTAACTTCTGTAGAAATTCTTTTCCTAACACCAAAATTATTGTTGGAGGGATATATGCATCTCTCCTTCCAGAAGATTGTAAAGAATTTACAGGATGTGATGAAGTATTTCAGGGTGTTTGTGAAGAAGCAGAGAATTTTTCTCCGGATTATTCTCTGGTAGATGTTGATTATCAGATCATCCATGCATCAAGAGGATGTATAAGAAAATGCGCTTGCTGTGGAGTTAATGAGATAGAACCAAATTTTACATATAAAAAATCGATAAAAAATGAAATTATAAAAAGAAAACTCGTTTTTTACGATAATAACTTACTTGCAAATCCTTATATTGAAAATATACTAGAAGAGTTAGTCGAACTTAAGAAAAAGCGGATAATATTAAATAGTGAGTCTCAAAGTGGTTTCGATGGCCGAATTTTACTTAAAAATCCAAAATTAGGACAACTATTAAAGAAATCCAACTTTATTAATCCTAAAATCGCATGGGATGGACCATTATCAGATCGAGAAGATATAAAGAAACAAATAGATATTCTAGTAGATTCAGGTTATCAAACCAAATACATCTCTGTTTTTATGCTTTACAATCACGATATCAGCTTTGAGGATATGGAAGCAAAGAGAATTCAATGTTGGGAGTGGAATGTCCAAATAAGTGACTGTAGATATCGTCCTTTAGATAGAAATTTTGATAATTATAATCCTTATACAAAAAAACCTCAATCAAGTAAAGATTATTATATTCATCCTGGATGGACTGATAAACTAATAAGAAAATTTAGAAGCAATATCAGAAAACAAAACATCTGCGTTAGGCAAGACATTCTATATTATTCCGCTGACATTGAAAGAAAAAGGATTTCAAAGGAAGAAGCAACAAAATATAAAAATATGGAATATTCCGAAGCAAAAGACTTCATAATGGATGCTTGGAACCCCAACTCAGTACATATCAAATAG
- a CDS encoding AAA family ATPase translates to MILKALRIENFRQYLNDEIIFSTDPEKNFTIIQGTNGAGKTNIMNAITWCLYGSELHRRSVGQNTTSAGLGLYHIIKEKEVSPKQSFSVKVEMEFVKEGSPIIIRREKKFLCDKDGVISASRLDGEEFKIMIKVGRDYVTEENPISYIDRTIPQEIEEYFFFDGERLDDYFDIETGKKIKEAVFKIAQIDLFKRLTRHLNERKNDISQQFEDLNPETGLIQFRIRENEQKLKTKKQFLRETEEEIKLAKQNIIRVEKQLRIADSDKVKSLQRERDRLIHEVKELDLKIEEVKQSRLDYLIEMCPKILNYRAIKKTMELAKNSEDEGFIPADYKKRFLKVLIENKKCICGTNLNENDSCLKTLKRVCDETSPLTDIDEFINEEKIRLDEIIESYKNFRNKQKNLSHNIRDLIKNRNEKDKKIKEISLMFKNFDEDEIKDLEEDLQDNIGSKDRAIGRKAVLKSEIEKINSNIEKDEKELAKALSELDEKSELSLILDFSKKALKTADKIQITLVDKIREDIEKRTSEQFSKIMWKEKTYDKVRIDSKYKVSVEHQSGKDAMIDLSAGEGQMLALSFMAALNSVSGFELPIIIDTPLGRLDDAPKLNIAENLPFYLEGKQVTLLVTGTEYSREFRKKLLPRVGKEYKIKYEELEEGGISKVVPYA, encoded by the coding sequence ATGATTTTAAAAGCTCTAAGAATAGAAAATTTTAGACAATATTTAAATGACGAAATTATTTTTTCTACTGACCCTGAAAAAAACTTTACAATTATACAGGGGACAAATGGGGCTGGGAAAACTAACATAATGAATGCTATTACATGGTGTTTATATGGTTCTGAATTACATCGAAGATCTGTTGGTCAGAATACAACAAGTGCAGGTTTAGGTCTTTATCATATTATTAAAGAGAAAGAAGTCTCTCCCAAACAATCTTTTTCTGTTAAAGTTGAAATGGAATTTGTTAAGGAAGGATCTCCAATTATTATAAGAAGGGAGAAAAAATTCCTATGTGATAAGGATGGAGTAATTTCAGCATCACGTTTAGATGGTGAAGAATTTAAAATAATGATAAAAGTAGGCCGGGATTATGTAACAGAAGAAAATCCAATTTCATATATTGATAGAACAATTCCCCAAGAAATTGAAGAGTATTTTTTCTTTGATGGCGAAAGATTGGATGATTATTTTGACATCGAAACCGGTAAGAAGATTAAAGAAGCAGTTTTTAAAATTGCACAGATAGATCTTTTTAAAAGACTGACTAGACACCTCAATGAACGAAAAAATGATATTTCACAACAATTTGAAGATCTTAACCCAGAAACAGGACTAATACAGTTTAGAATAAGAGAAAATGAACAAAAACTGAAAACAAAAAAACAATTTCTCAGAGAGACAGAAGAAGAAATAAAATTAGCTAAACAGAACATTATCAGAGTTGAAAAACAATTGAGAATAGCTGATTCTGATAAGGTAAAGTCTTTACAAAGAGAAAGGGACAGATTAATTCATGAAGTAAAGGAATTAGACTTGAAAATTGAAGAAGTTAAGCAAAGTAGGCTTGACTATTTAATAGAGATGTGTCCAAAAATTCTTAATTACCGAGCGATTAAAAAAACCATGGAGTTGGCAAAAAATAGTGAGGATGAGGGATTCATACCCGCAGATTATAAAAAAAGATTCTTAAAGGTCCTAATAGAAAATAAAAAATGTATATGTGGAACTAATCTAAACGAAAATGATTCTTGTTTAAAGACGCTTAAGAGGGTTTGTGACGAAACTAGCCCGCTAACAGACATTGATGAGTTCATAAACGAAGAAAAAATTCGTTTAGATGAAATTATAGAAAGTTATAAAAATTTTAGAAATAAACAAAAAAATTTGAGCCACAATATTCGTGATTTAATTAAAAATAGGAATGAAAAAGACAAAAAAATAAAGGAAATAAGTTTGATGTTTAAAAACTTCGATGAAGACGAAATTAAAGATCTAGAAGAAGACTTGCAAGACAACATAGGATCCAAAGACAGAGCTATTGGTCGTAAAGCTGTTTTAAAATCGGAAATTGAAAAAATTAATTCTAACATCGAAAAAGATGAAAAAGAATTAGCAAAAGCTCTCAGTGAACTTGATGAAAAATCAGAATTGTCTTTAATCTTAGATTTTTCTAAAAAAGCATTAAAGACAGCTGATAAAATCCAAATAACTTTGGTTGATAAAATTCGCGAAGATATTGAAAAAAGAACTTCAGAACAATTCTCTAAGATCATGTGGAAAGAAAAAACCTATGACAAAGTCAGAATAGACAGTAAATATAAAGTCTCAGTAGAACATCAATCCGGCAAGGATGCTATGATTGACTTATCAGCAGGTGAAGGTCAAATGTTAGCTCTTTCTTTTATGGCTGCTTTAAATAGTGTATCAGGCTTTGAACTACCCATAATAATCGACACTCCTTTGGGTCGTTTAGATGATGCTCCTAAATTAAATATAGCAGAAAATCTTCCTTTTTACCTAGAAGGTAAACAAGTTACTTTATTAGTAACAGGGACAGAATATTCTCGAGAATTCAGAAAAAAACTCCTTCCAAGAGTTGGTAAAGAATATAAAATTAAATACGAAGAACTGGAAGAAGGTGGGATTTCCAAGGTGGTTCCTTATGCCTAA